Proteins encoded by one window of Porphyromonas vaginalis:
- a CDS encoding ArgR family transcriptional regulator, giving the protein MSKQTKSQRLGVIADLLRTHEVTDQAMLLELLRGRNISITQGTLSTYLSELGATKGVRPGSFKSCYQLPLMPQADAVTTQPTGLISPTVGFRSYALSGQMLVIRTEPGFAQSIATILDSSLSSLTLGSVAGYDTIIVALAEEATDGEVIDWLHQIIPESILAIGRGRRG; this is encoded by the coding sequence ATGAGTAAGCAAACGAAGAGTCAGCGGCTCGGGGTCATCGCCGACCTGCTGAGGACCCACGAAGTAACAGACCAAGCGATGCTCCTCGAGCTATTGCGAGGACGTAACATCTCCATCACGCAGGGGACGCTCTCGACCTACCTCTCTGAGCTGGGTGCCACCAAGGGGGTGCGCCCGGGCTCCTTCAAGTCGTGCTATCAGCTCCCCCTGATGCCGCAGGCTGACGCTGTCACGACGCAGCCCACGGGACTAATCTCTCCGACGGTCGGCTTCCGCTCGTATGCCCTCTCGGGGCAGATGCTGGTGATCCGCACGGAGCCCGGCTTTGCGCAGTCTATAGCGACCATCCTCGACAGCTCCTTGTCGTCGCTCACGCTCGGTAGCGTGGCCGGGTACGACACCATCATCGTAGCGCTTGCCGAGGAGGCGACCGATGGCGAGGTGATCGACTGGCTACACCAGATCATCCCCGAGTCTATCCTCGCAATAGGGAGGGGAAGGCGTGGTTGA
- a CDS encoding DUF4492 domain-containing protein, translating into MDTESTGTARKSRGVLRWFYDLYRDGLRSQSRTSRLLWIIVAIKLFIMFAILRPIFFPRVIAEQGDREAQIEFVQHQLTAPVIDTLHHDNH; encoded by the coding sequence ATGGATACAGAATCTACTGGTACAGCGCGCAAGTCCCGTGGGGTGCTTCGCTGGTTTTACGACCTTTATCGTGACGGACTGCGGAGTCAAAGCCGCACGAGCCGTCTGCTGTGGATTATTGTAGCCATTAAGCTCTTTATCATGTTTGCCATCTTGCGTCCTATCTTCTTCCCGCGGGTTATTGCGGAGCAGGGAGACCGGGAGGCGCAGATAGAGTTCGTGCAGCATCAGCTTACGGCACCTGTCATTGACACGCTCCATCACGACAATCACTAA
- a CDS encoding cytochrome ubiquinol oxidase subunit I, whose amino-acid sequence MNVDALLLWSRLQFALTACYHWLFVPLTLGLGVIMSIAETKYYRTNRPEWKRWAMFWQKLFGINFAIGVATGLILEFEFGTNWSNYSWLVGDIFGAPLAIEGILAFFMEATFIAVMFFGWNKVSRGFHLASTWLTVIGATISAVWILVANAWMQDPVGMTFNPATVRSEMADFWAVAFSSSAVNKFWHTTISSWVLGSVFALGICAIYILRGKHKEFALANSRIIAPFGLVAALLTVFTGDTSGYNVAQRQPMKLAAMEALYDAGESTPEGKTADGKGLGLSAIGLLDCDKLTPLAEEHQDPFVFNMKMPSMLSWLGTRSTDGYVPGINNILEGGYYDQNGNQALSADERMRRGKVAIEALAAYGEAQKAGDAAEMERQNAIIQENFDHFGYGYVQDKADLVPNVPLMYYAFRIMVGCGFLFILVLLLISILQRKKSAEEFARYRWLHIITVICIPLAWIASQAGWVVAEMGRQPWAIQDMLPLNAAVSKLAPANVMTTFIIFAVLFTILLIAEVSIMVKAIKHGPESHLNDVEQLFSKRESK is encoded by the coding sequence ATGAATGTAGATGCTTTACTCCTCTGGTCTAGATTGCAATTTGCTCTGACCGCATGCTATCACTGGCTCTTTGTGCCGCTCACACTCGGACTGGGTGTGATCATGTCGATAGCCGAGACTAAGTACTATCGCACCAATCGCCCCGAGTGGAAGCGTTGGGCTATGTTTTGGCAGAAGCTCTTTGGTATCAACTTTGCCATCGGCGTCGCCACGGGACTCATCCTCGAGTTTGAGTTCGGTACCAACTGGTCTAACTACAGCTGGCTCGTGGGTGATATCTTCGGAGCTCCGCTAGCTATCGAGGGTATCCTAGCTTTCTTTATGGAGGCGACCTTCATCGCAGTCATGTTCTTCGGGTGGAATAAGGTGAGCCGTGGCTTTCACCTAGCCTCTACCTGGCTAACCGTCATCGGTGCGACCATCTCGGCTGTCTGGATTCTTGTTGCCAATGCCTGGATGCAAGACCCTGTCGGTATGACCTTCAACCCCGCTACCGTACGTAGCGAGATGGCCGACTTCTGGGCTGTGGCATTCTCTAGCTCAGCGGTCAATAAGTTCTGGCATACGACCATCTCCTCTTGGGTGCTCGGCTCTGTCTTTGCGCTGGGTATCTGTGCCATTTACATCCTTCGTGGCAAGCACAAGGAGTTTGCACTGGCCAATAGTCGTATCATCGCTCCCTTCGGACTCGTCGCTGCCTTGCTCACGGTCTTCACGGGAGATACCTCTGGCTACAACGTGGCTCAGCGTCAGCCTATGAAGCTCGCTGCTATGGAGGCTCTCTACGATGCTGGCGAAAGCACCCCCGAAGGTAAGACTGCTGACGGCAAGGGCCTAGGGCTCAGTGCTATCGGTCTGCTCGACTGTGACAAGCTCACGCCACTCGCTGAGGAGCACCAAGATCCATTTGTCTTCAACATGAAGATGCCTTCTATGCTCTCATGGCTTGGCACCCGCTCTACCGATGGCTACGTGCCTGGCATCAACAACATCCTAGAGGGTGGTTACTATGATCAAAATGGCAACCAAGCACTCTCTGCTGATGAGCGTATGCGTCGTGGCAAGGTAGCTATCGAGGCCCTAGCTGCTTATGGTGAAGCGCAGAAGGCTGGTGATGCTGCCGAGATGGAGCGTCAGAATGCGATCATACAGGAGAACTTTGACCACTTTGGCTATGGTTATGTCCAGGACAAGGCAGACCTCGTGCCTAACGTACCGCTCATGTACTACGCCTTCCGTATCATGGTCGGCTGCGGCTTCCTCTTTATTCTTGTCCTCCTCCTCATCTCGATCTTGCAGCGTAAGAAGAGTGCTGAGGAGTTTGCACGTTATCGCTGGCTACACATCATCACGGTCATCTGCATCCCGCTAGCGTGGATCGCCAGTCAAGCCGGATGGGTCGTCGCCGAGATGGGTCGTCAGCCATGGGCTATCCAGGATATGCTCCCGCTGAATGCCGCTGTCTCTAAGCTCGCACCCGCCAATGTGATGACCACGTTCATCATCTTTGCCGTACTCTTTACGATCCTCCTCATCGCAGAGGTGAGCATCATGGTCAAAGCGATCAAGCATGGCCCTGAGTCTCATCTAAATGATGTGGAGCAGCTCTTTAGCAAGCGTGAGAGTAAGTAA
- a CDS encoding cytochrome d ubiquinol oxidase subunit II — MDYAFLQQYWWFLVSLLGALLVFLLFVQGGQTFIFAARRDEPLQRMLVNSTGRKWEFTLTTLVTFGGAFFASFPLFYSTSFGGAYWVWILICLTFVIQAVSYEYQSKHGNVWGKKTFQTFLFINGVLAPVLLGAAVSTLFTGGNFIVDKSAIYDLGASMQTISVWQPDPLTGLQLHGLEAIFNPWNVVLGVTLLFLARTTALLYFINNIEDEVAYERARKSLLPNAAIFVVLFVAYVVFLLVTKGYDVDPSTGAVSLVQYKYLHNFLAMPVILVLFLVGVVLVLAGVILTLVKKGFRKGIWLEGVGVVLAVLSLLLILGYNNTAYYPSIADINSSLTIQNSSSSPYTLKAMSIVSLLIPFVLAYIFYAWRAIDRKKITRHEMGQDEEIKY; from the coding sequence ATGGACTACGCATTTCTACAGCAATACTGGTGGTTTCTAGTCTCACTGCTGGGAGCCCTGCTTGTCTTCCTGCTCTTTGTGCAGGGCGGACAGACCTTTATCTTTGCAGCGCGTCGTGACGAGCCGCTGCAGCGCATGCTCGTCAATTCGACGGGTCGTAAGTGGGAGTTTACCCTCACGACGCTAGTCACCTTCGGAGGTGCCTTCTTTGCCTCCTTCCCGCTCTTTTACTCGACTAGCTTCGGTGGAGCTTACTGGGTATGGATCTTGATCTGCTTGACCTTCGTCATACAGGCTGTATCGTACGAGTATCAGTCTAAGCATGGCAACGTATGGGGCAAGAAGACCTTCCAGACCTTCCTCTTTATCAATGGTGTCTTGGCTCCGGTACTCCTAGGTGCTGCAGTCTCGACGCTCTTCACGGGCGGTAACTTCATCGTGGACAAGAGTGCTATCTACGACCTCGGAGCCTCGATGCAGACCATCTCCGTCTGGCAGCCAGACCCACTCACAGGGCTACAGCTACACGGACTGGAGGCGATCTTCAACCCCTGGAATGTGGTACTCGGTGTGACGCTCCTCTTCCTGGCACGCACCACGGCGCTCCTATACTTCATCAACAATATCGAGGATGAGGTTGCCTATGAGCGTGCTCGCAAGAGCTTGCTACCCAATGCGGCTATCTTCGTTGTCCTCTTCGTCGCTTATGTGGTCTTCCTCTTGGTAACCAAGGGATACGATGTAGACCCCAGCACGGGAGCTGTCAGCCTCGTGCAGTACAAGTACCTGCACAACTTCCTCGCTATGCCCGTAATCCTCGTCCTCTTCCTCGTGGGCGTGGTACTGGTTCTAGCTGGCGTAATCCTCACGCTGGTCAAGAAAGGCTTTCGCAAGGGTATCTGGCTCGAAGGTGTCGGTGTCGTCCTCGCTGTCCTGAGCTTGCTCCTCATCCTCGGGTACAACAATACCGCTTACTACCCCTCGATAGCAGATATCAATAGTTCGCTGACGATCCAAAACAGTAGCTCCAGCCCCTACACGCTGAAGGCTATGAGCATCGTATCGCTACTGATCCCGTTTGTCCTCGCCTACATCTTCTACGCTTGGCGCGCCATAGACCGCAAGAAGATCACCCGTCACGAGATGGGTCAAGACGAGGAGATCAAGTACTAG
- a CDS encoding IS30 family transposase, producing the protein MHLTQAQRYEIAALLKTNTPQKKIAEVIGVHPSTICREIKRNLTPAGNYSPTQAQMFAKERQDWKNKARAKLTNAMKADIVQCIVEHKWSPEQIAGRRKLEGKPMVGKTSIYKFLHQDKKAGGKLYKHTRHGLAYRKRRLAVPIKTDWPKRKSIETRPECIDQKARVGDFEMDTIIGKEQKGAILTLVERVTGFTIIRLLEHGKDAKALAREVNKALRYYKKMGLLHSITTDNGSEFAKFKTIERSLKTPVYFAHPYQSWDKPHIEYLNKLLRQFIPKASTFEDLTDADLRRFQNLLNNRPRKNLNYKTPNEVIKNIILEKLH; encoded by the coding sequence ATGCATCTAACCCAAGCGCAAAGATACGAAATTGCTGCTCTTCTGAAGACTAACACGCCTCAAAAAAAGATCGCAGAGGTCATAGGAGTACACCCTAGCACCATCTGTAGAGAGATTAAGAGGAACTTGACACCCGCTGGCAACTATAGCCCTACTCAGGCTCAGATGTTTGCCAAAGAGCGACAAGACTGGAAGAACAAGGCAAGAGCTAAATTGACGAATGCTATGAAAGCTGATATTGTCCAGTGCATTGTAGAGCATAAATGGTCTCCAGAGCAAATTGCTGGAAGGCGAAAGCTGGAGGGCAAGCCGATGGTCGGTAAGACCTCCATTTACAAGTTCCTGCATCAAGACAAGAAAGCTGGAGGCAAGCTTTACAAACACACAAGGCATGGGCTAGCTTATCGCAAGCGACGCCTGGCCGTACCAATAAAAACAGACTGGCCTAAGCGAAAGTCCATAGAGACTCGTCCTGAGTGCATTGACCAGAAGGCACGAGTAGGAGATTTTGAGATGGATACCATTATAGGCAAAGAGCAGAAAGGAGCAATTTTAACGCTTGTAGAGCGTGTTACAGGCTTTACTATCATACGACTTCTGGAGCATGGCAAGGATGCCAAAGCTCTCGCCAGAGAGGTGAATAAAGCTCTGAGGTACTACAAGAAGATGGGACTGCTACACTCGATCACAACCGACAATGGAAGTGAGTTTGCCAAGTTTAAGACCATAGAGAGGTCTCTCAAAACGCCCGTCTACTTTGCCCACCCCTATCAATCCTGGGATAAGCCTCATATTGAGTACCTAAACAAACTGCTACGCCAGTTTATTCCTAAGGCCTCTACTTTCGAAGACTTAACTGACGCTGACCTTAGACGCTTTCAGAACCTACTAAACAATAGACCCCGTAAAAACCTAAACTATAAGACACCCAATGAAGTCATCAAAAACATCATTCTTGAGAAATTGCATTAG
- a CDS encoding FHA domain-containing protein, with the protein MNYILCPHCTTKISEETILANADCRGKVAMLCPTCSESLRFRLRGATLEHLNARYDDLSPEGEPVRAYLQLIANDFAYAALLPLYEGCNTIGSYNGRGTSVTTPIHSSDPSLGRNHCQITIEPDGQAIIQDLDSMTGTFVAGVEYLPDTFRELQSGDVITLGATSLIYVTRSDYEATNP; encoded by the coding sequence GTGAACTATATCCTCTGTCCTCACTGTACGACTAAGATCTCTGAAGAGACGATCCTCGCCAATGCTGACTGCCGTGGTAAGGTTGCTATGCTCTGCCCGACCTGCTCCGAGAGCTTACGCTTTCGCCTTAGGGGTGCGACGCTAGAGCATCTCAACGCGCGCTATGATGACCTCTCTCCCGAGGGGGAGCCAGTGCGGGCTTACCTCCAGTTGATCGCCAACGACTTTGCCTACGCAGCTTTGCTGCCACTCTACGAGGGGTGCAACACGATAGGTAGCTACAACGGACGTGGCACCTCGGTCACTACACCGATACATAGTAGCGACCCCAGCTTGGGGCGCAACCATTGCCAGATCACGATAGAGCCTGATGGGCAGGCGATCATACAGGACTTGGATAGTATGACGGGTACTTTCGTCGCTGGTGTCGAGTACCTGCCAGACACCTTCCGTGAGCTGCAGTCGGGCGATGTGATCACGCTCGGCGCTACCTCGCTGATCTATGTGACACGGAGCGATTACGAAGCGACAAATCCTTAA
- a CDS encoding serine dehydratase subunit alpha family protein, with translation MTPALRQEIISLIHQEVVPATGCTEPVAVSLCTAYASATLGNFTPDSVSVLLSPNVLKNALGVGIPGTGMIGLPIAIALGIVIAQPDKGLTLLDSFTPEQLAEAKRLVEAKIITIGTKPEPVDKLYAEVTIQTTSGERATAIISGKHDHLTYLAKGDQVLEDHPIGQQEEQDSDDEELALNFSLVYDFATTAPLEEIEFILADAEVNAEASRLSMKSNYGHAVGRMVQSDLGRKYLGNSALTQIISATSAACDARMDGAPVTVMSNSGSGNQGITATMPVLTFAKEQKKGHEETVRALMLSNLMVIYIKQKLGRLSALCGCVVASTGAACGLTYLLGGNKQQVSYAVKNMVGNITGLLCDGAKPSCSLKVSSGVSTAMFSALLAMEQKVVTGSEGIVDDDVDQTIDNLTSIGRVGMNETDRLVLNIMTSKKH, from the coding sequence TTGACTCCAGCTTTACGCCAGGAGATCATTTCGCTCATCCACCAAGAGGTGGTCCCCGCTACAGGCTGTACGGAGCCAGTAGCTGTATCGCTCTGCACCGCCTACGCTAGTGCTACGCTGGGCAACTTTACACCAGATAGCGTATCGGTATTGCTGAGCCCCAACGTACTCAAGAATGCGCTCGGTGTGGGTATACCAGGCACGGGCATGATAGGACTACCCATAGCAATCGCTCTCGGCATCGTCATCGCACAGCCGGACAAGGGACTCACACTCCTAGACAGCTTTACGCCTGAGCAACTAGCTGAGGCTAAGCGGCTGGTAGAGGCTAAGATAATCACCATCGGCACGAAGCCGGAGCCTGTCGACAAGCTCTATGCTGAGGTGACGATCCAGACGACTAGTGGCGAGCGTGCCACAGCGATCATCAGTGGCAAGCATGACCATCTGACTTACCTTGCCAAGGGTGATCAGGTCCTAGAGGATCATCCGATAGGGCAGCAGGAGGAGCAAGATAGCGACGATGAGGAGCTCGCGCTCAACTTCTCTCTCGTCTACGACTTCGCTACGACGGCTCCGCTGGAGGAGATAGAGTTTATCCTAGCTGATGCGGAGGTTAATGCGGAGGCTAGTCGCCTCTCGATGAAGTCTAACTACGGGCACGCCGTGGGGCGTATGGTGCAGAGTGACTTGGGTCGTAAGTATCTAGGTAATTCGGCCCTGACGCAGATCATCTCGGCGACGAGTGCTGCCTGCGATGCCCGCATGGACGGAGCACCTGTGACCGTGATGAGTAATTCGGGCAGTGGTAACCAAGGTATCACGGCGACGATGCCAGTGCTGACCTTTGCCAAGGAGCAAAAGAAAGGGCACGAAGAGACTGTCCGTGCCCTGATGCTGAGTAATCTGATGGTGATCTATATCAAGCAGAAGCTGGGACGCCTCTCGGCACTCTGCGGCTGTGTCGTCGCCTCGACGGGCGCTGCTTGTGGCTTGACCTATCTGCTCGGTGGTAATAAGCAGCAGGTGAGCTATGCGGTGAAGAACATGGTGGGCAATATCACGGGTCTCCTCTGCGACGGTGCTAAGCCGAGCTGTAGTCTGAAGGTGTCGAGCGGTGTGAGCACGGCTATGTTCTCTGCCTTGCTGGCGATGGAGCAGAAGGTGGTCACGGGTAGCGAGGGCATCGTGGACGATGATGTGGATCAGACGATAGACAACCTAACCAGCATAGGTCGTGTGGGTATGAATGAGACAGACCGTCTCGTGCTCAACATCATGACCTCCAAAAAGCACTAG
- a CDS encoding nucleoside deaminase produces the protein MISQPPIDPRLDERMMQLALQQALIAYEADEVPIGAVIAVGTRILAKSHNQVELLNDPTAHAEMLAITQATAAIGGKYLPQCTLYVTVEPCPMCMGALRWTQIGRIVYGTTDPKGGYMRYSDALPHPKSVVVGGVCEEECRELMVSYFRRKRRV, from the coding sequence ATGATCTCGCAGCCGCCCATAGACCCACGCCTAGACGAGCGAATGATGCAGCTAGCACTCCAGCAGGCTCTCATCGCCTACGAAGCCGACGAAGTGCCTATCGGGGCGGTCATAGCGGTAGGCACACGCATCTTAGCAAAAAGTCATAATCAAGTCGAGCTGCTCAATGATCCCACGGCTCATGCCGAGATGCTTGCCATCACGCAGGCGACAGCAGCCATCGGCGGCAAGTACTTACCGCAGTGCACACTCTACGTGACCGTCGAGCCGTGCCCGATGTGCATGGGTGCCTTACGCTGGACACAGATAGGACGCATCGTCTATGGCACGACCGACCCCAAGGGCGGCTATATGCGTTATAGTGACGCGCTCCCCCACCCCAAGAGTGTCGTCGTGGGGGGCGTCTGCGAGGAGGAGTGCCGTGAGCTGATGGTCTCCTACTTCAGACGAAAGAGACGCGTGTAA
- a CDS encoding TlpA family protein disulfide reductase, which produces MSPQLSRQHLTRLLLLFSFVAMNLFCSCQQQERYHISVYTNVQGGADPPMIKLLLDGKAIDSSYVHKGRVTLKGNYVDSMSQNLAYLDLPGEEPIPVILTTEPLTIDFTQRKLLEGDYLNKELNRLYDSLDSLGNVFKLKLAVIPPDSALYDAFDEDFKTSIDDYIVLAKDYCLRHPNDPVGIIATVMLLTINYESLLEMVPFVRSSMGPVVLNNREVALYLRTVDNFYETAPGSPMVDLTLETLQGDTTKLSEHLVPGCYTLVHCWSGWCRPCLNEMPNLIKAYNTYHERGLNMVGIFLWDEAYNLEMLLCDYQLPWTQLYDPTAQTSITYGIYSIPEIMLIAPDGTIAARSLRGAELFDTLDSIFG; this is translated from the coding sequence ATGTCACCACAGCTCTCTAGGCAGCATCTCACGAGGTTGCTGTTGCTCTTCTCTTTCGTTGCCATGAATCTCTTCTGTAGCTGCCAGCAGCAGGAGCGGTACCATATATCAGTATACACCAATGTACAGGGGGGTGCCGACCCGCCAATGATCAAGCTACTGCTCGATGGCAAAGCTATCGATAGTAGCTATGTGCACAAAGGGAGGGTTACCCTCAAGGGCAACTATGTGGACAGCATGAGCCAAAACTTAGCCTACCTTGATCTGCCTGGCGAAGAGCCTATCCCAGTCATCCTCACGACGGAACCGCTCACCATTGATTTCACCCAGCGTAAACTACTCGAGGGCGACTATCTCAACAAAGAGCTAAACCGTCTCTATGACTCTCTCGACAGCCTAGGCAATGTCTTCAAGCTAAAGCTCGCAGTCATACCCCCTGATAGTGCACTCTATGATGCCTTCGATGAGGACTTCAAGACCTCTATCGATGACTACATCGTCCTCGCTAAGGACTACTGCCTGCGCCACCCCAACGACCCAGTGGGGATCATCGCCACTGTGATGCTCCTGACGATCAACTATGAGAGCCTCCTCGAGATGGTGCCTTTCGTGCGCAGCTCTATGGGACCTGTCGTACTGAACAATCGCGAGGTAGCGCTGTACCTACGCACCGTAGACAACTTCTACGAAACCGCTCCTGGATCGCCTATGGTAGACCTGACTCTAGAGACGCTCCAAGGGGATACGACCAAGCTCTCGGAGCACCTGGTACCAGGCTGCTACACCCTCGTACATTGCTGGTCTGGTTGGTGCAGGCCTTGTCTCAACGAGATGCCCAACCTGATCAAAGCTTACAACACATACCATGAGCGAGGATTGAACATGGTCGGTATCTTCCTCTGGGACGAAGCGTACAATCTAGAAATGTTGCTGTGTGACTATCAGCTGCCATGGACGCAACTCTACGACCCAACCGCCCAAACTTCTATCACTTACGGCATCTATAGCATTCCCGAGATCATGCTGATAGCACCCGACGGAACGATAGCAGCACGCTCGCTGAGAGGAGCCGAGCTCTTCGACACGCTAGACTCGATCTTTGGCTAA
- a CDS encoding SIR2 family NAD-dependent protein deacylase: MNNPSNQAKRKLVILTGAGVSAESGISTFRDSDGLWENYPVQDVASIEGFIRNPKLVLDFYNARRRDYVGCEPNAAHYGLAELERQYDVTVVTQNVDNLHERAGSSKVIHLHGELMKNCSVRNTQKTYPVDPEHPDLHVGDLAPDGSQLRPFIVWFGEAVPMIEPAIREASQADIMVVVGTSLNVYPAASLLAYVPNGTPIYLIDPKEVNTHGIAHVTHIQKVATQGVQELLEILMPKS, from the coding sequence ATGAATAACCCAAGCAATCAAGCGAAGCGCAAGCTAGTCATCCTCACCGGCGCTGGCGTCAGTGCCGAGAGTGGCATATCCACCTTTAGAGATAGTGACGGACTGTGGGAGAACTACCCCGTCCAGGACGTAGCCTCTATCGAGGGCTTCATCCGCAACCCCAAGCTGGTGCTAGACTTTTACAATGCACGTCGCCGCGACTATGTGGGCTGCGAACCCAATGCGGCACACTACGGGCTAGCCGAGCTGGAGCGTCAGTACGACGTAACTGTCGTGACGCAGAATGTGGACAACCTCCACGAACGCGCTGGCAGCAGCAAGGTGATCCACCTTCATGGCGAGCTGATGAAAAACTGCTCCGTGCGCAATACCCAGAAGACTTATCCCGTAGACCCCGAGCACCCCGACCTGCATGTGGGCGATCTCGCTCCCGACGGGTCGCAGCTGAGACCTTTTATCGTATGGTTTGGCGAGGCGGTCCCGATGATCGAGCCAGCCATTCGTGAGGCTAGCCAGGCAGACATCATGGTGGTCGTGGGCACTTCGCTCAACGTCTACCCCGCCGCGAGCCTCCTCGCCTACGTACCCAACGGCACCCCCATTTACCTCATTGATCCCAAAGAGGTCAATACGCACGGCATCGCTCATGTCACACATATCCAGAAGGTAGCCACACAAGGGGTCCAGGAGCTACTAGAGATCTTGATGCCCAAGTCGTAA
- a CDS encoding ribonuclease HII → MPLLHRYASDGLIECGCDEAGRGALAGDLYAAAVVWPDTLDHPHLRDSKKLTAKQREELRHFIEEHATAWAVGVATVQEIQRINILHASMLAMQRAIEALPCTPERLLIDGNYYDPRPDEVEYHTIVKGDDRYLAIAAASILAKTHRDEYMTLQAQEYPHYGWEQNKGYPTAQHREGIRQYGSCPLHRQGFQLLQPEPLFDLEQ, encoded by the coding sequence ATGCCCTTACTACATCGCTACGCATCGGACGGACTCATCGAGTGCGGCTGTGACGAGGCTGGACGAGGAGCCCTCGCTGGCGACCTCTATGCGGCAGCAGTCGTCTGGCCCGACACGCTAGACCATCCGCATCTGCGAGATAGTAAGAAGCTCACAGCAAAGCAGCGCGAAGAGCTGCGCCACTTCATCGAGGAGCATGCCACAGCGTGGGCAGTAGGCGTGGCAACCGTTCAGGAGATCCAGCGGATCAACATCCTCCACGCCTCTATGCTCGCCATGCAACGCGCTATCGAGGCTTTGCCCTGCACACCCGAACGTCTGCTCATCGACGGTAACTACTACGATCCACGCCCCGACGAGGTCGAGTACCACACCATCGTCAAGGGCGACGACCGCTACCTAGCCATCGCCGCTGCCTCTATCCTGGCCAAGACGCACCGAGACGAGTATATGACCCTGCAGGCGCAAGAATACCCGCACTACGGCTGGGAGCAAAACAAAGGTTACCCGACAGCGCAGCACCGTGAGGGGATACGCCAGTACGGCTCCTGCCCCTTGCACCGACAGGGCTTTCAGCTCTTGCAGCCCGAGCCTCTATTTGACCTTGAGCAATAA
- a CDS encoding aminotransferase class V-fold PLP-dependent enzyme, with the protein MSSTDLSSYRLDFPLIQHYASAQPGWVYLDSGATTQKPQVVIDAITEGYTRYNANVHRGVYQLSREATDRHEAARATLAHFIGASDPNEVIFTRGTTEGLNLLASTAGETLIDPDDEVLITAMEHHANLVPWQQLCLRKGAHLRVAPLLADGSLDLPAFEALLTDRTKIVSVAHVSNVLGTVNPVAQLARLAHDKGAIIIVDGAQSAPHMSVNVQELGIDAYVCSSHKVYGPTGIGIVWGRRKLLEQIPPYQYGGEMIEHVSFEETTFNELPYKFEAGTPDFIGSHAFATAVEYLSAIGLDRIHAYETELLEHLTQIISQESSLEILGTAPGKGAVVTFISHQAHAYDLGLLLDQQGVALRTGHHCAIPLIEGMGHHATIRASLGLYNTHEDLEIFAKALRRALTMLG; encoded by the coding sequence AGTGGTCATCGACGCCATCACCGAGGGCTACACACGATACAATGCCAACGTCCACCGAGGCGTCTACCAGCTCAGCCGTGAGGCGACCGACCGCCACGAAGCGGCGCGCGCCACGCTGGCGCACTTCATCGGAGCCTCCGACCCTAACGAAGTAATCTTCACACGCGGCACCACCGAGGGGCTCAACCTGCTAGCCTCTACGGCTGGCGAAACGCTCATCGACCCCGACGACGAAGTGCTGATCACTGCCATGGAGCACCACGCTAACCTCGTACCATGGCAACAGCTCTGCCTCCGCAAGGGAGCGCATCTACGTGTTGCTCCGCTTCTAGCAGACGGCTCGCTAGACCTACCCGCCTTTGAGGCACTACTCACCGACCGCACCAAGATCGTCTCCGTGGCGCATGTGAGCAACGTCCTCGGCACGGTCAATCCCGTCGCACAGCTAGCCCGTTTGGCTCACGACAAGGGTGCTATCATCATCGTCGACGGAGCGCAGTCTGCGCCCCACATGTCGGTCAATGTGCAGGAGCTGGGCATCGATGCTTACGTCTGCTCCTCGCACAAGGTGTACGGTCCCACAGGCATCGGCATCGTATGGGGACGTCGTAAGCTCCTCGAGCAGATACCGCCCTACCAGTATGGCGGCGAGATGATCGAGCATGTATCTTTTGAGGAGACCACCTTCAACGAGTTGCCGTACAAGTTTGAGGCTGGTACGCCCGACTTCATCGGTTCGCACGCTTTTGCCACGGCCGTTGAGTACCTCTCCGCTATCGGCCTGGATCGCATCCACGCTTACGAGACGGAGCTCCTAGAGCATCTCACGCAGATCATCAGTCAGGAGTCGTCGCTCGAGATACTTGGCACCGCCCCTGGCAAGGGAGCCGTCGTCACCTTCATCAGCCATCAGGCGCACGCTTACGACCTCGGTCTGCTCCTAGACCAGCAGGGCGTAGCACTCCGCACGGGGCATCACTGCGCTATCCCGCTCATCGAGGGGATGGGACACCACGCTACGATCCGTGCCTCCCTCGGGCTGTACAACACGCACGAGGATCTAGAGATCTTTGCAAAAGCACTACGACGTGCCCTCACCATGCTAGGCTAA